The Spirosoma radiotolerans genome has a window encoding:
- a CDS encoding SxtJ family membrane protein — MDITEKVKAQLVIVTGLVVLYFITKSPWFLYGAAAVGVLSLAVPAVGDLIVKAWFKLAEVLGNINGKIILSVLFFVFLFPIALLYRMTAKNPLAIKRTGNTSFYTERNHLYTKEDMEDAW, encoded by the coding sequence ATGGATATTACCGAAAAAGTAAAAGCCCAGCTCGTTATCGTAACTGGGTTGGTAGTGCTGTATTTTATAACCAAGTCGCCCTGGTTTCTGTATGGAGCTGCGGCTGTAGGGGTGCTGAGTCTGGCTGTTCCGGCCGTCGGTGACCTTATCGTAAAAGCGTGGTTCAAACTGGCTGAGGTGTTGGGAAATATAAACGGCAAAATCATTTTGTCGGTACTGTTTTTTGTCTTTCTGTTTCCCATCGCCCTGTTGTATCGCATGACGGCCAAGAATCCGCTGGCAATCAAACGCACCGGCAACACGTCGTTTTATACCGAGCGTAACCATCTGTATACGAAAGAGGATATGGAAGACGCCTGGTAA